In Erythrobacter sp. KY5, the DNA window GCCCGGTCCCGCTGCCGCCGCATATCTGCCGCCGGTTTCCGAGACTGTGTCGCCCGCGTCTGCCGATCCCGCGTCCGCCGCGTCCGATCCCCATTCCGCCCATCCCGCCCATCCCGCCCATTCCTCCGCGTCCGGGCCAGGAAGCGGACTTTGCAAGCTTCGATTTCTTCGATGAATATGATGGCGATGCACAGGGTAGCCAGGTCGGCATGCTCGACCTGAGCGATGGAGCCGCGCTTGAGGAACTGAGCGTGGAAGAGCTGGCCGAACTGTTCTACTATATCGGCCAGTATCAGGCGGTCGCCGGTGACGACGGTTCGCCTGCTCCAGCGCCCTCTGGTGGCAAATCGGGCGGCGGTGGCTGCGGCTGCAGCTGACGCCAACCCCTAGCAAGAGAGACGATCGGTCATGGCTCAGGATCAACCCAAGGTGATGGTGCAGTTCCATTTCGATGGAGACCCGCCCGATCCTGACGCCGTGGCCGAACGTTTCGGCATCCCGCGCGATGCCATCGACGAAGAGTTCGGCGTGATCGTCACCGACGAAGTCGAGAAGCTTTGCACCGTGCTTGTCCCGGCTGACGTGGCCGAGAAAATGAATGAACAACTCGGCCGCGACACACCGGAAGGATCACCGGACGAAGGATCGTTCTCCAACCCGCGTATCGCCCCATTCGGCCCGCCAGATGGCGAGTGTGACAGCGGTTCGGACTAACCAAACCCTCCGCCGACTTCGCCCGGTTTGAAACGCATCAGGCGGCTATCGAGCAGCGCGGCGGTGCGGTTCACCACGGCCTTCTGATAATCGGCGTCCTTGATCATTTCGAAGAAGGCGCCCGCATTGGGGTATTGCGCGACGAAGCCGTCGTGCCAGACTTTCTCGTCAGGCTCCGGCCCCGTCACCATCGTCTGAAACGCGCCGCGCCAGACAATCTTGCCGCCCACGCGGCTGAAAATCGGGCCTGAAGTCTTGCCGTATTCCTCGTAAGCACGCCTGCCGGTCCAGCCATTGCCGTGATATTCGTGGCCTTCCGGATATTCAGCGAGGTCACGGAATCGCAGCAAGTTGAGCATGTGGATCGGCTCATCACGCGGCAGGTCCTTGAATGCCTGAAAATTGGCAGGCGACGGGTCGATGTAGCTTTTCGCCATGGGTTCGTGCTCGCTCGGCTTCAGGATTGCGAAGGGCCGTGGGTCGACCACACGCGGTGGCGCCCATCGGCCATGATCAGCACGACCTGATACCGGTCGACCCGGCTGCCCTGCTCCATTCCCGGCGAACCTACCGGCATTCCCGGAACGCTGAGGCCGACCGCGTCGGGCCGCTCTTCAAGCAGGCGCTTGATGTCCTCTGCGGGAACATGTCCTTCGATCACGTAGCCTTCGACCATGGCGGTGTGGCAACCGCGCAGGTTGCGGGGCACGCCAGCCTCATCGGCAATCGGGTTCAAATCCTCGACATTGCGCACATCGAGCGTGAAGCCGGCGGCTTCCATTCGTTCGACCCACACAGCGCAGCACCCGCACCACGGGGTCTTGGCCACGTCGATGACGGATGCCGCTGCCGATGAAGTGCAGGCGAGCAGCGCGAGCGGCGCGAACAGGGTCGCGATACGGTTTCTCATCATGCCTTTACGCCTCCAGCTTGTAGTCCGAGAACCGGTCGCGCAGATCCTTCTTCGATATCTTGCCGGTCGCGGTGTGCGGTATGTCGTCGACGAATTCGACCGCATCGGGCAGCCACCACTTCGCGACCAGCGGCTTCAGATGCTCGATGATATCGTCGGCGCTGCATTCGGCCCCTTCGTTCCTGATAACGAACAGCACCGGGCGTTCGTCCCATTTGGGGTGGAACATGCCGACACAGGCCGCCTCTGCGACAGCGGGGTGGCCGACGGCTGCGTTCTCAAGCTCGACCGAGCTGATCCATTCGCCGCCCGACTTGATCACGTCCTTGGTCCGGTCGGTGAGTTGGAGCGTGCCATCGGGATGCAGGATGCCCACATCGCCGGTGTCGAACCAGCCTTCGTTGTTCACGGCGTCCTGTTCCGCTTTGAAGTATCGCTTGATGATCCATGGTCCCCGGATCTGGAGCGCGCCGCTCGTCAAACCATCACGCGGCAGTTCTGTCGCCATATCGTCGAGGTCCACCGTGCGCAGTTCGACACCGAACACCGGGCGACCCTGCATCGCGCATTTGTCGACCTTCTCGTCCAGCGTGAGCGTGTCCCAGTCCCACGTCGGACCGCCAACCGTTCCGATGGGGCTGGTTTCGGTCATCCCCCAGGCATGCTGTACGCGCGTTCCGTTTTCGAGCAGGCGCTTGATCATGAATTTGGGCGCAGCAGAGCCGCCGATCGTTGCCGCTTTCAGTGGCGGCAGGTCGAGGCCTTCCTTGTCGCAATACTGGAAGTGAGCGAGCCAGACGGTCGGGACACCGGCGCTGTCGGTGACGCCTTCCTTGATCATCATTTCATGCAGGACTGCCGGGTCGTTCACGGCGGAAAAGACGAACTTGATCCCCGCCATCGCGCCGGCATAGGGCAGCCCCCAGCTAGCCGCGTGGAACATCGGCACGACCGGGAGCATCACCGACGCGCTCGAAAAGTTGAAAGCGGCAGGCTGAAGCCCGCTGATCGCGTGCATGATGGTTGAACGGTGCTCGTACTGGACGCCTTTCGGGTTCCCGGTCGTGCCGCTGGTGTAGCAGATCATGCACGGATCGCGCTCGTCACCGGCGAACCATTGCGTGTCGCCGTCCTGTTCGCCGATCCAGTCTTCGAAACTGGTCGTGTGCTCGCCGGAATCGTAGCAGATGTAATGCTCGATGGTGGGCCAGCGATCCTTCATCGCATCGACAATCGGTTGGAACGCCGCATCGTACAGCAGCACGCGGTCTTCGGCGTGGGTGACGATATATTCGAGCTGGTCTTCAAACAGGCGCGGGTTCACCGTGTGAAGCACCCCGCCCATGCCAGCGACGCCGTACCAGCTAACCAGGTGACGCGAATGGTTCATCGCTAGACTTGCAACGCGCTCGCCCGGTTTGATGCCCAGAGCCTTCAAAGCCTGTGCCATCTTCAACGCATCGCTGCGAATGCCTGCCCAATCGGTGCGCGTTTCGCTGCCATCGGCCCAGCGCGTTACGATCTCGCGCGCTCCGGCTTCGCGTGCGGCATGGTCGATCACTGACGTGATCCGCATGCTCCAGTCCTGCATTGCACCCAGGTTCTGCGTCTGCATCGTTGTTTCTCTCTCCTGAAAATTCCCGCTGCTGATCGCAGCGTCTCTCACCAAGGATCATGGCGCGCAGCCCGGCGCAATGCAATCGGTGATGCTGGATCATACAGAGTTGTGACAATGAGCCGATATGCGTCACGCAACTGCCATAGGGGCGTCCTAACCGCACATATGAGTTCAAGACTCAGTGAGGGTTACAATGACAAGAACAGCACTTTTGCTCGCCACCACCGCGGCGATTATCGCCGCACCTGCGCAAGCGCGCGAAGGACAGGCCTATGTCGGTCTGGAAGCGGGTATTAATGACGGCAACCAGATCGACATCGATCTTGCAGACACCGATCCCCAGACCAACGCCGCGTTTGCCGATCCGAACCTCGGCTTCGATGCCGATGTGATCTTCGGCTACGATTTCGGCGCCTTCCGGCTTGAGGCCGAGGGTTCTTACAAGAACAACGGCATCGACGATGTCACCTTGCTCAATCCGACCTTCACTGCGGGCGGCCAGACGGCCCCGGTCAGCTTTGTCAGCTCGTCGGCGGACATCAACATCCTGAGCGGCATGGTGAATGCGCTCATCGAGTTTGGCGATGACGACGGTATTCAGGTCTATGCGGGCGGTGGTGCCGGGATCGCGCGGGTCGACCTGTCGATCGAGCCTGCAGATCTCGGCAGCCTGATCGACGATTCTGCGAGCGACTTCGCGTATCAGGCAATCGCGGGCTTCCGCGTTGCCGTGAACGACCGGATGGACGTCGGCCTCAAGTATCGCTTTTTCGTTGTCGATGAATTCGAACTCGACGCCTCCAACGGAAACCCGATCGAAGTCGACTATCAATCGCACTCTGTCTTGGCGAGCCTGATCTGGAACCTTGGCGGGCAGGCCGCACCTCCGCCTCCACCACCGCCGCCTCCGCCCCCGCCGCCGGCACCACCTCCTCCTCCGCCGCCACCGCCTCCTCCGCCACCGCCGCCTGCTCCGGCGTGCAATACGGGGCCCTACATCGTGTTCTTCGACTTTGATGAGAGCGCGATCACGGCGGATGCTGCGACGATCCTCGACAATGCGGTCACCGCTTATGCAAATTGCGGTACGGCGCGCGTCATGCTGGCCGGTCACACCGACCGTTCGGGCAGCGTCACCTACAACATGGCTCTGGCTGAGCGTCGCAACATGAGCGTCATGGAATACATGACCGCACGCGGCGTGCCTTCGGGCCGCATCGCAAGCGAAGCCTTCGGCGAATCGCAGCCGCGCGTTCCCACCGCAGACGGTGTGCGCGAACTGCAGAACCGCCGCGTCGAAGTCACTTACGGCCCGGGT includes these proteins:
- a CDS encoding DUF411 domain-containing protein — its product is MMRNRIATLFAPLALLACTSSAAASVIDVAKTPWCGCCAVWVERMEAAGFTLDVRNVEDLNPIADEAGVPRNLRGCHTAMVEGYVIEGHVPAEDIKRLLEERPDAVGLSVPGMPVGSPGMEQGSRVDRYQVVLIMADGRHRVWSTHGPSQS
- a CDS encoding OmpA family protein is translated as MTRTALLLATTAAIIAAPAQAREGQAYVGLEAGINDGNQIDIDLADTDPQTNAAFADPNLGFDADVIFGYDFGAFRLEAEGSYKNNGIDDVTLLNPTFTAGGQTAPVSFVSSSADINILSGMVNALIEFGDDDGIQVYAGGGAGIARVDLSIEPADLGSLIDDSASDFAYQAIAGFRVAVNDRMDVGLKYRFFVVDEFELDASNGNPIEVDYQSHSVLASLIWNLGGQAAPPPPPPPPPPPPPAPPPPPPPPPPPPPPPAPACNTGPYIVFFDFDESAITADAATILDNAVTAYANCGTARVMLAGHTDRSGSVTYNMALAERRNMSVMEYMTARGVPSGRIASEAFGESQPRVPTADGVRELQNRRVEVTYGPGSGM
- a CDS encoding long-chain fatty acid--CoA ligase, with protein sequence MQTQNLGAMQDWSMRITSVIDHAAREAGAREIVTRWADGSETRTDWAGIRSDALKMAQALKALGIKPGERVASLAMNHSRHLVSWYGVAGMGGVLHTVNPRLFEDQLEYIVTHAEDRVLLYDAAFQPIVDAMKDRWPTIEHYICYDSGEHTTSFEDWIGEQDGDTQWFAGDERDPCMICYTSGTTGNPKGVQYEHRSTIMHAISGLQPAAFNFSSASVMLPVVPMFHAASWGLPYAGAMAGIKFVFSAVNDPAVLHEMMIKEGVTDSAGVPTVWLAHFQYCDKEGLDLPPLKAATIGGSAAPKFMIKRLLENGTRVQHAWGMTETSPIGTVGGPTWDWDTLTLDEKVDKCAMQGRPVFGVELRTVDLDDMATELPRDGLTSGALQIRGPWIIKRYFKAEQDAVNNEGWFDTGDVGILHPDGTLQLTDRTKDVIKSGGEWISSVELENAAVGHPAVAEAACVGMFHPKWDERPVLFVIRNEGAECSADDIIEHLKPLVAKWWLPDAVEFVDDIPHTATGKISKKDLRDRFSDYKLEA
- a CDS encoding DUF1330 domain-containing protein, with protein sequence MAKSYIDPSPANFQAFKDLPRDEPIHMLNLLRFRDLAEYPEGHEYHGNGWTGRRAYEEYGKTSGPIFSRVGGKIVWRGAFQTMVTGPEPDEKVWHDGFVAQYPNAGAFFEMIKDADYQKAVVNRTAALLDSRLMRFKPGEVGGGFG